Part of the Halobellus ruber genome is shown below.
ACGCCGTGGAGGGCGTAGGAGTGCATATACGTCCCGATCTTGCCGGAACACCCGATGCCGGCGACGATGAACGTGTTGTCCGGGTCGTTGCCGGTGTTCGCGAGCGCCTTCATCATCCCGTTCATCGTCCCGAAGTCGCCGCATCCGGGACACCACGTCGGCTGCTTGTCCGATTTGAAGTCGGTGAAACGTACGTCTGAGCTCATTGGGTAACCTCCGTTTCCGCGACGGTCGCTTTGATCTCCGCGGCGAGTTCGTCCGCGTTGAACCGCACGCCGTCGTACTTGTTGATCCGATCCACCCGCGTGAGGGTGTCGTGCTCCACGATGTCGGCGAACTGGCCGGTGGCGTTACACTCCACGACGACGACCCGCTCGGCGGCCTCGACGGCGTCGGTGAGGTCCGGCCGCGGGAAGATGTACGGCACCGAAAGGAAGTGGAGATCGATCCCCTCCCCGGCGAGCATCTCGATCGCCTCGGTCATCGGCCCCTCGTTTGACCCCCACGAGATCACGAGCGTCTCGGAGTCGGGGTCGCCGAACTCCCGGGGGTCCCACGTCTCCTCCTCGCGGGCGGTCCCGACCTTTCGGTTGCGCTTGTCGACCTGCTCGACGCGCATTCCGGTGTCCTCGGTCCGTCGGCCGAGTTCGTCGTGTTCCAGCCCTGTCGACATGTGTGCGCCGTCGACGGTCCCGGGGAACGCCCGCGGCGACACGCCGTCGTCGGTGATCGCGTGGGGCTTGAACTGGCCCTTCTCGTTTTGCCACTCGTCGAGCGTCTCCTCGTCGACGACTTTCCCGCGGTCCACCTCCACGTCGTCCATGTCGAACGTCTCGGGGGTGAACGTCTGCTCGGTCACCGCCATCGAGAGGTCGGCGACGAGGTACACCGGCGTCTGGTACTTCTCGGCGAGGTTGAACGCCTCGACGGTCTTCCAGAAACACTCCGAGATCGTGGTCGGGGCGAGCACGAACCGTGGGATCTCGCCGTGGCCGCCGTACAGCAGCCCGTTCAAGTCGCCCTGCTCCTGTTTGGTCGGCATCCCCGTCGAAGGGCCCGACCGCATCACGTCGACGATCACCAGCGGCGTCTCGCTCGTGGCCACCAGCCCGAAGGTCTCCGTCATCAGGTCGATCCCGGGGCCGGAGGTGGCAGTCATCGACCGCGCGCCGGCCCGCGCCGCGCCGAGCGCCATATTGATCGCCGAGAGTTCGTCCTCCGCCTGGACGACGTGGCCGCCGAACCGCTCGATCCGGCCGACCAGATACTCCATCACGTCGGTCGCGGGCGTGATCGGGTAGCCCGCGTAGAACTTACACCCCGCGGCGATGGCGCCCATCCCGATCGCCTCGTCGCCGTTGAGCAGGACGTAATCGGAATCGGTGGTCTCCAGTTCGTAGCCGAGGTCGACGTCGCACTCCTCGGCCACGTAGTCCTGGCCGCTCCGGGCCGCCTCCTTGTTGTTGTCGACGAGCGCCTGGCCCTTGGAGGCGAACCGCTTCTCTAAGGCGCTGTCGAGGTTCTCGATCGGAAAGCCCGTGACCTCACACGCCGCGCCGAGCGCGACGACGTTGCGCATGATCGCCCCGCCGGCCTCCTCGGCGAGCCGTTTGAGGGGAACGTCGAGCCCGACCATCCCGTCGGGGATCTCGACGTTGGCCATCGTGGTTCGTTCGCCGTCGTAGACGATCACCGAGCCCTCGTGGAGTTCCTCGAGGTTCTCCTCGATCGTCCGCGGGGTCAAGGCGATGAGCACGTCGAGTCGGTCCACGACGCTCTGGACGGGGTCGACGGAGGTCCGGATCTTGTACGCCGTATAGCCGCCGCGGATCCGGGACGCGAAGTCCTTCGACGTGAACACGTGCCGCCCCGCCCGGGACAGGGCCTGGGCGAAGATCTTCCCCGTCGAGTCGATGCCATCGCCGGCCTCTCCACCGATGGCCCAATTGAAGTCCGCGGGCATATGGCGTACACGTTCCCGTGGACGGAAGAAAAGCCTTCGGAACGAGGCGGAAAAAACTGCCACGGAGGTCGGTCAGTAACTTACAAACGTGAACGACAAAACCGCATCTCCGGGCGAGAAAGGAAACGAATTGAAATTATGCGAGATATTATTTCTGATCTTAACACTGTGCCCAACGGCCGAGCCCGACCCGGCGCCCCCACCCGAAGCGCGAGGTCGGGTTAGAACCCCCGGTCGAGGTAGTCGGTGTCGACCTCGCCGTCCTCGGTCGATTGCGCCCACTCGCTGCGCTTGACTTCGAGGAACGACCCGTGGAGTGGCTCGCCCAGCGCCTCGGCGAGCACGTCGTCGGCCTCGAAGGCGTCGAGCGCCGCCGCCAGCGACTCCGGCAGCCGCTCGATTCCGCGCTCCCGGAGCTCCGCGTCGTCGACGCCGCCCGGATCCCGGTTCAGCGGCTCGCCGGGGTCGAGTTCCCGCTCGATCCCGTCGAACCCGGCGGCGAGCAGCCCGAGCTGGGCGAGATACGGGTTCGTGGTGTTGTCAGCGGGCTTGAACTCCACACGGGTCGTGGCCTCGGGGTTGTCGGCGTCGACCGAGGGAATCCGGACCATCGCTTCGCGGTTGTCGTGGCCCCAGCAGGTGTACGCCGACGCCCACATCCCCGGCGCCAACCGGTCGTAGGACTCGACGGTCGGGGCCGTCACCGCCACCAGCGCCGGCGCGTGCTCCAGGAGTCCGCCGACGAAGAAGCGGCCGGCGTCGCTTAGCGGGTACCGCCCCTCGGCGTCGGGATCGTACAGCACGTTCTCGCCCTCGCGCCACACCGACAGGTGGATGTGGCAGCCGTTGCCCGGCAGCCCGTCGAACGGCGTCGGCCGGAACGAGGCGCCGAGCCCGTGGGCGTCGGCGACCGCCTTGACGGTCTCCGTGAACAGGATCTGGCTGTCCGAGGCCGCGACGCCGTCGTCGTGGTCGACGACGAGTTCCTGCTGGCCCGGCCCGTACTCGGGGTAGTACGCCGACAGCCCCATCCCCTGTGACTTCAAGGCGTCGACGGTGTCGAGGATCGGGTCGTGGGCGCTCTGCATCCCCTCGCTGGCGAAGCACGTCGAGTCGTCGAACGGCACCGTCTCGCCATCGTCGGTCTCCGTTGTGTAGTAGAACTCGCTCTCGAAGGAGAGCCGCGGGACGTACCCCTCAGCGCCGATGTCGTCGAGGTACTCCCGGAGTTGGGCGCGCGGCCCGGCCGCCCACGGCTCGCCGTCGAGGTCCCGGAGGTCCGCGAGCAGCAGCGCCGCCCGCTCCGCGTAGGGGAGGTCGGTGTACGTCTCCGGGTCGGGGACGACCCGCACCTCGCCGGCGGGCCCGTACCGCCCCTCCGGGGCGAGGGCGTCCAAAGCGTTGAACGACTGCATCGCCTGCGTCACGTTCGTCCCCTCCTCGAGCACGCCCGGCAGCGACTCGGCGTCGACCACGCGGCCGCGGGGAACCCCGCTGTTGTTCACGAAGACGATCCTGACCAGTTCGACGTCGTCGGCGTCGACGCGGTGAAGCACGTCGTCGGCGTCCGTCATAGGCCGGTGCTGTCGTGTCAACGACATCAACGGGGGTATACCGGCAAATTCGGTCGGTGTCGGTGACGTCTCACGGAGCGGTCGTTTTGAGGGGCCGCGATGCCGGACTCACTCCACTAACCCGACCGGCTCCGCATCGAGGATCGCCCAGTCGTGGCCCGGCAGGATCTCGTCGCCGCGGTCGAGCACCGCCGTCGCGCTCTCCCACCACGCGACCTGGTCCACCGCCCCGCCCAAGTGCTGTGGCACCCCCGCCTCGCGGTCGACGTTCCCGAAGGTCGGCACCGCGTCGGCGGCGACCACCGTCGTCCCGGCGTCGGTCTCGACGGCGATCGACTGGTGGCCGACGGTGTGTCCCGGCGTCGGGAAGGCCACGACGCCCGGACAGAGTTCGACCTCGCCGTCGATCGCCGTGAGATCGCGCGTGGTCCACGGTCGCGTCGGCCCCGTCGAGGACGCCTCATACCGGACCGCGTGCGGGGGATACGGGTCGGTCGCGTACGACAGTTCCTCCCGCTGGACGACGAACTCCGTCGACTCCCCGAAGGGATCGAGGTTGTGGCAGTGGTCCCAATCGAGGTGTGAGAAGACGACCGTGTCGACGTCGGCGGGCGCGTACCCCTCGGCGTCGAGCACCCGTCGGAGCCGTCGGTCGTCGCTCCGGTGACACTCGAAGCCGGGGTGGCGGCCGGTCACTCGGTCGGGATCGCCGAAACTCGTATCCACGAGGATGGTCTCCGTGGCCTCGATCAGGTACACCGTCGACGGGGCCTCGATCCGCCCGGACTCCCCGACCAGATCCACCGCGGCGTCCATCGCGATCGACCCACAGCACAGCGGCGTGACGCGTGGCGACATCGGCTGTGGGTTGTGGATGCGACGGAATAAATCACGGCGACGCGGTCCACCCGGAGGCGGAATCGGGGAGGGTTTAGTGGTTCGAGCCGCCACCGTTCGGTATGCGAGTCGAGACAGTCGGCCCCGACGATACGGCCGACGCGCCGGAGGTCGCAGCGGTCGGCGGGATCCACGGCGACGAGCCCTGTGGCGTCCGCGCCATCGAACGGTTTCTCGACGAGGGCCCGGTCGAGCACCTCGAACGGCCGGTGAAACTCGTCGTTGCCAACGAGCGCGCGCTCGAAGCGGGCACCCGCTACGTCGAGGGCGACCTCAACCGGCTGTTCCCCGGCGACCCCGCAAGCGACACCTACGAGGAACGATTGGCGCACGACCTCTGGGAGGCGATCAACGACTGTACGATCCTCGGGTTTCACTCCACGGTCTCCTTCGACGAGCCGTTCGGGACGCTCGCGGATCTCACGCCGGGGAAGGCGGAGATCATGCGGGCGCTGCCGCTCGCCCACGCCGCGGACTTCACCGGGGTCGTGTCGGGTCGGAGCGTGAACCTGCCGGGGTTCGTGAACGTCGAGGCCGGCTACCAGGGCTCCGACGCCGCGGCCGACACCGCCTACGACTGCCTGCTGGCGTACCTCCGTGTGATGGACGCACTCCCCGGCGAGCCGGAGCCGACGCCGACGGCCCACTACCGCGTCCGGGAGACGCTGGAGAAGTCCCCGGGCACGACCTACCGGGTCCACGCCGGGAACTTCGAGCGCGTCGCCCCCGGAACCGCCTACGCGACGACTGGGACCGGCGAGGAACTGACCGCCGAAACCGAGTTCTGGCCCGTGCTGCTGTCGGCGAGCGGCCACGACGCGCTGCTGGGGTACGCGGCCGATCGGACCGGCGAGATCGGCGCGGTCGCCGGGGAGTGACCCGCCCCGCGGCGTGGCCGCCGCGGAAGGCAAGGCCCTTCTCGCCGCAACACCAAACGGAAGTATGGATGCGACAGTCGCCGTCACCGCGGTCCGGGACGTGGGACCGCGGACGATCGCGATCGAGTTCGAGGCGCCCGCGGATCTCGACGCCGAGCCCGGACAGTTCCTGAAGCTCGTCGGCACCGTCGACGGCGAGGAGTACTCGCGGTTCTACACGCTCTCCTCGCCGGGCGTCGACGACACCTTCGAGATCACCGTCGGCATCGACCCCGAGGAGGCCGGACCGTTCAGCGAGTTCCTCGCCGACCTCGCGGCGGGCGACACCGTCGACATCTCCGGGCCGTTCGGTCGGAACTTCTACGAGGGCGAGTCCCGCGTGGTCGTGCTCGCGGGCGGCCCGGGCGTCGGCCCCGCGGTCGGGATCGGCGAGGCGGTCGTCGCCGACGGCAACGATGTCGCCGTGGTCTACCGGGCCGACGCACCCGCCCACGCCGAGCGGCTCGACGCGCTCGAAGCGGCTGGCGCGTCCGTGGTGGTCACCGACGGCGACATCGACGGCCACGTCGCTGCCGCGGTCACGGGGGCAGCCGACGAACAGGTGTTCGTCTACGGGTTCGAGGGGTTCATCGAGGACGCGACCGCGGCGCTCGATGGTGCGGGGGTCGACCCCGACGACGCCAAGGTCGAGAACTTCGGGTAGTGGTGGTTCGGACCGGACGGATTACCGGACGCCGAGGACCACCGCCGGGATTTATGGGCCGCTACGCGAATGTTGTGAACGTCTATGACGGACGAGAGCGGTGACGGACAACTCGAAGCGCGACTGGCCGAGCAGGAAGCGTTCGAGCCGAGCGACGACTTCATCGAGCAGGCGAACGTCGCCGACGAGTCGATCTACGAGGAGTTCGAAGAGGAGTGGCCGGAGTGTTGGACCCGCGCGGCCGACCTCCTCGATTGGGACGAGGAGTACACGGAGATCCTCGACGACTCCGAGGGCCCCTTCTACGAGTGGTTCGCCGACGGCACGTTGAACGCGTCGTACAACTGCGTCGACCGCCACGTAGAGGCCGGCGACAAGAACCGCGTCGCGATCAAGTGGGAGGGCGAACACGGGAACACCCGGACGTACACCTACCAGGACCTCTACCGCGAGGTCAACGAGTTCGCGGCGGCCCTCCGCGACCTCGGCGTCGAGGAGGACGATGTCGTCACGATGTATATGCCGATGGTCCCGGAGCTACCGATCGCGATGCTGGCCTGCGCCCGGATCGGCGCGCCGCACTCGGTCGTCTTCGCGGGCTTCTCCGCGGAGGCGCTCGCCACGCGGATGAACGCCGCCGAATCCAGATACCTCATCACCTGCGACGGCTACTACCGCCGCGGCGACCCCCTCGACCACCAGGCGAAGGCAAACGAGGGGCTGTCCAGCGTCGACCACGGCGTCGACGCCACGGTCGTCGTGGACCGCCTCGGCGACGACGGGTTCGGCCACGACCTGAAGGGCAACCAACACGACTGGGACGACCTGCTGGCCGACTTCCAGGGCGACCGGGTCGACCCCGTCGAGCGGAACGCCGAGGACATGCTCTTCTTAATGTACACCTCCGGCACCACCGGCAAGCCCAAGGGGGTGAAACACACCACGGGCGGCTACCTCGCGTACACGGCGTGGACCTCCCACGCCGTCCTGGATCTCGAACCCGAGGACACCTACTGGTGTTCGGCCGACATCGGGTGGATCACGGGCCACTCATACATCGTCTACGGTCCGCTGGCGCTCGGGACCACGACGGTGATGTACGAGGGCACGCCCGACTACCCCGACCGCGGCCGGCTGTGGGAACTCGTCGAGAAGTACGCCGTCGACGTGTTCTACACCGCGCCGAC
Proteins encoded:
- a CDS encoding 2-oxoacid:acceptor oxidoreductase subunit alpha; protein product: MPADFNWAIGGEAGDGIDSTGKIFAQALSRAGRHVFTSKDFASRIRGGYTAYKIRTSVDPVQSVVDRLDVLIALTPRTIEENLEELHEGSVIVYDGERTTMANVEIPDGMVGLDVPLKRLAEEAGGAIMRNVVALGAACEVTGFPIENLDSALEKRFASKGQALVDNNKEAARSGQDYVAEECDVDLGYELETTDSDYVLLNGDEAIGMGAIAAGCKFYAGYPITPATDVMEYLVGRIERFGGHVVQAEDELSAINMALGAARAGARSMTATSGPGIDLMTETFGLVATSETPLVIVDVMRSGPSTGMPTKQEQGDLNGLLYGGHGEIPRFVLAPTTISECFWKTVEAFNLAEKYQTPVYLVADLSMAVTEQTFTPETFDMDDVEVDRGKVVDEETLDEWQNEKGQFKPHAITDDGVSPRAFPGTVDGAHMSTGLEHDELGRRTEDTGMRVEQVDKRNRKVGTAREEETWDPREFGDPDSETLVISWGSNEGPMTEAIEMLAGEGIDLHFLSVPYIFPRPDLTDAVEAAERVVVVECNATGQFADIVEHDTLTRVDRINKYDGVRFNADELAAEIKATVAETEVTQ
- the glnA2 gene encoding gamma-glutamylputrescine synthetase — protein: MTDADDVLHRVDADDVELVRIVFVNNSGVPRGRVVDAESLPGVLEEGTNVTQAMQSFNALDALAPEGRYGPAGEVRVVPDPETYTDLPYAERAALLLADLRDLDGEPWAAGPRAQLREYLDDIGAEGYVPRLSFESEFYYTTETDDGETVPFDDSTCFASEGMQSAHDPILDTVDALKSQGMGLSAYYPEYGPGQQELVVDHDDGVAASDSQILFTETVKAVADAHGLGASFRPTPFDGLPGNGCHIHLSVWREGENVLYDPDAEGRYPLSDAGRFFVGGLLEHAPALVAVTAPTVESYDRLAPGMWASAYTCWGHDNREAMVRIPSVDADNPEATTRVEFKPADNTTNPYLAQLGLLAAGFDGIERELDPGEPLNRDPGGVDDAELRERGIERLPESLAAALDAFEADDVLAEALGEPLHGSFLEVKRSEWAQSTEDGEVDTDYLDRGF
- a CDS encoding N-acyl homoserine lactonase family protein, producing MSPRVTPLCCGSIAMDAAVDLVGESGRIEAPSTVYLIEATETILVDTSFGDPDRVTGRHPGFECHRSDDRRLRRVLDAEGYAPADVDTVVFSHLDWDHCHNLDPFGESTEFVVQREELSYATDPYPPHAVRYEASSTGPTRPWTTRDLTAIDGEVELCPGVVAFPTPGHTVGHQSIAVETDAGTTVVAADAVPTFGNVDREAGVPQHLGGAVDQVAWWESATAVLDRGDEILPGHDWAILDAEPVGLVE
- a CDS encoding succinylglutamate desuccinylase/aspartoacylase domain-containing protein is translated as MRVETVGPDDTADAPEVAAVGGIHGDEPCGVRAIERFLDEGPVEHLERPVKLVVANERALEAGTRYVEGDLNRLFPGDPASDTYEERLAHDLWEAINDCTILGFHSTVSFDEPFGTLADLTPGKAEIMRALPLAHAADFTGVVSGRSVNLPGFVNVEAGYQGSDAAADTAYDCLLAYLRVMDALPGEPEPTPTAHYRVRETLEKSPGTTYRVHAGNFERVAPGTAYATTGTGEELTAETEFWPVLLSASGHDALLGYAADRTGEIGAVAGE
- a CDS encoding ferredoxin--NADP reductase — encoded protein: MDATVAVTAVRDVGPRTIAIEFEAPADLDAEPGQFLKLVGTVDGEEYSRFYTLSSPGVDDTFEITVGIDPEEAGPFSEFLADLAAGDTVDISGPFGRNFYEGESRVVVLAGGPGVGPAVGIGEAVVADGNDVAVVYRADAPAHAERLDALEAAGASVVVTDGDIDGHVAAAVTGAADEQVFVYGFEGFIEDATAALDGAGVDPDDAKVENFG
- the acs gene encoding acetate--CoA ligase — its product is MTDESGDGQLEARLAEQEAFEPSDDFIEQANVADESIYEEFEEEWPECWTRAADLLDWDEEYTEILDDSEGPFYEWFADGTLNASYNCVDRHVEAGDKNRVAIKWEGEHGNTRTYTYQDLYREVNEFAAALRDLGVEEDDVVTMYMPMVPELPIAMLACARIGAPHSVVFAGFSAEALATRMNAAESRYLITCDGYYRRGDPLDHQAKANEGLSSVDHGVDATVVVDRLGDDGFGHDLKGNQHDWDDLLADFQGDRVDPVERNAEDMLFLMYTSGTTGKPKGVKHTTGGYLAYTAWTSHAVLDLEPEDTYWCSADIGWITGHSYIVYGPLALGTTTVMYEGTPDYPDRGRLWELVEKYAVDVFYTAPTAIRAFMKWGPEYPESYDLSTLRLLGTVGEPINPRAWKWYYKHIGGEECPIVDTWWQTETGGMMVSTLPGIGTMKPGSAGPPLPGIDARVVDTDGEEVDAGQAGYLTVQRPWPGMLRTLYRNDERFIDEYWDEYSDPDEGEWVYFPEDGAKIDDDGYITILGRVDDVVNVSGHRLGTMEIESAIVGVDGVAEAAVVGGDHDIKGEAVYAYVILEDGYDGTEETRDRIIEGVEDAIGPIARPEEVTFTPELPKTRSGKIMRRLLEEIANGEELGDTTTLRNPDVVSDIQEQASGD